From Hydra vulgaris chromosome 15, alternate assembly HydraT2T_AEP, one genomic window encodes:
- the LOC136091846 gene encoding uncharacterized protein LOC136091846, whose product MGVIALLQVAETIINADVVTLAFDATTIKGIHINQIHFATKQQILTASITELPGGKAEDYVKHITDTIEDLANTYAAYYKLEIADVRKKLMGKIMSTLTDRASVNHAAVVKLNSILEKELYKAKGDPHGLKSFLKQSGLSCSTFPRYVGNRLHILFCSAGIVYRHRQILVNYLEKYCNNTTLLRTSLLRDFKNEEIMIHLQALGLWGKFLTGPWMALFYAEEKQRNHFELAEYLKSAIKVVEILCDEPEFLLSSQLDTFGRPLISDETLVTLRIIEGKYLEQLLSVLKIIANATVTVLKRQLSRYLTGELSTPSQFMQDKAVSAPINNIWAEKTLGMIDFFTRRAPNAEISFLDGKTKVKVNKSLDWLCNNTKKEQEKIVKFCISRGAVSRKQSKERRLRGEELAKLRLKEKGQKREMEQRNRLARDIKKLILENSLDIVHNSIFSSLSEYQRVKVLEMLNEDPVKIEGARVEHLWNEEGNEVAYKGRIVMKLPPVTGKVVSFIIAYWKEDEEEDDAEDFKIPVDSLLADVALGDLVFY is encoded by the exons ATGGGAGTAATTGCTCTGCTACAAGTGGCAGAAACAATAATAAATGCTGATGTTGTGACATTAGCATTTGATGCAACAACAATTAAGGGCATTCACATAAATCAAATTCATTTTGCTACTAAGCAACAAATCCTTACAGCCAGCATCACTGAATTACCAGGAGGCAAGGCAGAGGACTATGTAAAACACATTACTGATACCATTGAGGATTTAGCCAACACATATGCAGCATATTATAAATTAGAGATTGCTGATGTAAGGAAAAAACTAATGGGCAAAATAATGTCAACGTTGACAGACAGGGCCTCAGTTAACCATGCAGCAGTTGTGAAGCTAAACAGCATACTTGAAAAAGAGCT ATACAAGGCCAAAGGAGATCCGCATGGTTTGAAATCCTTTCTCAAACAAAGTGGATTATCTTGCAGTACTTTTCCAAGGTATGTTGGCAACCGATTGCACATACTGTTTTGTTCAGCTGGCATTGTATACAG GCACAGACAAATACTAGTCAACTATCTGGAGAAGTACTGCAACAACACGACTTTACTGAGGACATCTCTGCTAAGAGATTTCAAAAATGAGGAGATAATGATCCATCTACAAGCCCTTGGACTCTGGGGCAAATTCTTAACTGGACCTTGGATGGCCCTTTTTTATGCAGAGGAAAAACAAAGAAACCATTTTGAATTg GCTGAGTATCTCAAGTCTGCAATTAAGGTTGTGGAAATACTTTGTGATGAGCCGGAATTTCTATTGTCGTCACAGTTAGATACATTTGGTCGCCCACTGATTTCTGATGAGACATTGGTTACATTACGCATTATTGAAGGGAAGTATTTGGAGCAATTgctttctgttttaaaaataatagctaaTGCTACAGTGACAGTTTTAAAAAGGCAGCTGTCAAGGTACTTGACTGGTGAACTCTCTACACCGAGCCAGTTCATGCAAGATAAGGCAGTTAGTGCCcctattaataatatttgggCTGAGAAAACCCTTGGCATGATAGACTTTTTTACTCGCAGGGCGCCTAATGctgaaatttcatttttagatggCAAGACAAAGGTGAAGGTGAACAAATCTCTGGACTGGCTgtgtaataatacaaaaaaagagcaagaaaaaatagttaaattttgtatatctaGGGGGGCAGTTTCAAGAAAACAAAGTAAAGAGAGAAGGTTGAGAGGAGAAGAGTTAGCAAAGTTACGGTTAAAAGAAAAAGGTCAGAAAAGAGAAATGGAACAGAGAAATAGATTAGCtagagatataaaaaaacttattttagaaaatagttTAGATATTGTACATAATTCCATTTTCTCTTCACTCTCAGAATACCAAAGAGTCAAAGTATTAGAAATGTTAAATGAGGATCCAGTTAAAATTGAAGGAGCTAGAGTTGAACATTTATGGAATGAGGAGGGGAATGAAGTAGCTTATAAGGGAAGAATAGTTATGAAGTTACCACCAGTTACTGGAAAAGTTGTTAGTTTTATAATTGCATATTGGAAAGAGGATGAAGAAGAAGATGATGCAGAAGACTTTAAAATACCAGTAGATAGCCTCTTGGCTGACGTTGCTCTTGGTGATTTAGTTTTCTATTGA